The Coccinella septempunctata chromosome 9, icCocSept1.1, whole genome shotgun sequence genomic interval ATGAAGACCAAGACGAGCGAAACGTGGTGTGGAGCTCAAAAAACCACGAGGCGTTATCGTTTTGTTTTTGGACTGATCGGCCGATCTTTTaaccattttgaaaaaaaaattgtaagggTACAAAACTGACGAAAGAGTTTCTCTGATGACAACTGTTGTCATAGGCTTGACAATTATCCAGGTATTTCATATATAGGGGACACCTAATGTTTTCCTGCTGGTACTGGTGGAAGAAAAAATACGTTTTGCCACCACAATTTCATAGTTGATTCAGCCTTACCTAATgatgaataatttcgaaattgggGAAGAATATTGAAAAGAAGTCTTTCAGTTAGATTGATGAAAATGTTCCAGCTTTTCTTATTCTTTTTAGGTTTTGGAGTACATGGATATAAAAGCAGAAAGAACTATATATCAGTTCTTACTATCAGCAGAAGCAGCTACACCAAATGTTCGATTAGacccatcttccaaagttttaCGTGTGGTTGTTAAAAGGGGCAAATATTTGGAGGTTCCTTTTGAGGTGAGAATTATCCACTTTTTTTCTTCGGAAAGTCATAAACGTACTGGAAGATACTTCAAAAACAATTATCTGACAGATGTATCCAGAAATAGCAAGTTGAAAACTAGTACTTTGCTGAAAGATAACGTTTTGaaagttatttcaaattttaaacGTCATCTCACGGATATTTCCTGAGTGATTTCAAGTCTTCATATCGGTACTTTATAAGTAGACAATATTTTCCACAGGTGGTGAACGACTCACTCCAAGCTGTGCAAGTTTCCTTGGAAAAAGTGTGTGAGTTGGAGGGCAGAATCATTCATTTGCCCTCTGAGGGAGAGTCTAAGAGTCGTTCTAACGCCTTCCTGAGGAAAAAGACCAAGAATAAAAAGGACGATGGCAATGAAACGTCTGGTTCATCACCAAAGAAACATGTCAGATCCAGTTTCTCCGATGAACTGACAGAAGAAGAGATATTCTCCATTGAAAACGAATTTTCGATCAAAAAAGGTTCGTTCTTACGGCTTCAGGATACTTTATTGCTTTTGAGTAGAGTGCTGTGTACTGTTATTTGGAATAGGTGGAGATGTCGCTAGTTTGTTCGTTTTCATGCCAATCTTTACAAGTAAATTGAATAATTGCTCTATTTTTCTTTAGGATCTCCATATTTCCAGCTGATAGAAGAGGACACATATTTGACGATTCCAGAGTCCTCGAAGAAGACTTTCAAAATTGGTTTCGGACCAACCTCATCTGAAAGCCCAAGGTCTGATACGCATCTCAAGAAGAAAGACCGAAAAAAGACTGCTGTGGAGGTGAACGAGGAAGATATTGGAAAGACCTTCGTAGCCAAGTTCAACCTACTGATTGGTTCTTCCTCTTTTCTGCGTGATTTCATCATACTCGGAGAAATTAAGTGAACAGAAGGTGAAGCATGAGAAGCAGAATGATAAAACTACTAAATGTTATTGTTTACTTTTGTCTAAATGAAAATACCTGTGTAACGTCTTTTTCCTCCGGGTACTCTAGCGCCATCAGCTATTCTCTAAAGGGAAACTAGCAAACTGGACGGACTCGTttgccagccagaacctaaggctcacacttaacggacaatGGTTCCGGAACTCAGGATGGTTAGGGTTTGAGTGAGACGGCACAGACCTACGACGGTTAACCCCTAGGTGCTTTCTGCACCCCATTGGGTATACACATCATGAATCTTCATCACACCTGCACATTTTTTATAGTATTGAACACTTTATTAACTCTCTTGCAAGAACATTTTTGATTTTACTTAATCACTTACAGATTCCCTCCTATTAATTCAAAATCAATAAGAACTTTTTATTCCACAGtgaaaaatatacaggatgcaaaaatttttcattattttcttgcTTCATTGCAACCCTTGCTATTGTAAATATTCTacacttttttcaatttttcgtaaGTACTAACAGAAAAGGTCAAAgtataatatttttgaagagGCAACCGTATTACCTTCAAATCAAGATGTCATTTAACTCCCCTTCCTATTAAAGTAGGGGATACTCTCATCGCGCTCACAGGGTTGACTCAAATTGATTGGAGCCAACCCTATAAAATGTACCCCTACGAAacaaacttgaaatatttttgtattttttctgattttgcttGAGCATGGTAGCCGAGATATTGAAGGTGTGGTACATTTTCAAATCGACACATTGTGTAATTTTGTCGATTCAATTCACTTTCAATTCCTGCAAACATCAAAACCTTCTGTCTGAAGACCACAAATGAAATTTAAACATGTGCAAATGCAGCACTTTATAAAATCTGTTCCGTTCCGTTTTCTTGTGAAGCTTCTTTCATCAAACTCTTAAATTGTGCAAACATAAAGAAAAGGTACAAAAAGGTAAAACAAAGAAATACATTTTGTAATAAAATCAACTTCATTTATTAACTGTACACACGAAAACATCATCAGCCAAAATTAACAACGAGTCAAAACACACATCTTAGAATACGTAGTTGTTGACGTGGTGGTATggggtgtatacagggtggttgtAGGAGTGGAATGGGGAGTACAATCCGGAGTAGCTGGTAACTGATGGAAGAGTGGCTACTCTAGCGGAAACAAGGGGTGCGGTAGCAACATGGTGGGCGACTGGGGTAGCTACGACATGGTGTGCAACTGGAGCGGTAGCAACGTGGTGCACAGCAGGTGTGGCGATTACATGGTGGGCAGCAGGGGCAGCTACAGCTGGTTCTTTGTGCACTACAGCGTTGAATCCGTTAACATCATCAGCAGTGTATTCAACAATACGTCTGGTACCGTCAGCTTCGACCAAGGAGTAGCTTCCTTGGACGGCATCACCGTTGCGTGTCTCCTCCTGGTGCTTGTTGTCGCCAGTCGATGGGTCGTTAACGGTGTATCCAAAGTTGTAATGGGCTGGGGCTTCTTCGGAGATGAGGTGGACATTAGGAACCACAGCAGCGTTAGCTACAGCCATCAAGGCGACTAGGGCGAATACCTAAAAAAATGTTGACCTTACTACCTGATTGGTTTACCTATTGGGATGGGATTTCACAGAACAAGACTAGATATCTGTTTGTTTCGTTGGAACTAAGGGGGTTTTGGATCTTTTCGAatggatttcgaaaattttcgctttaattggtttttcattttcagttttcattctcaattattCATTTCAGGACAAGCTTTCCAGGTGTTCAATCTAATTTGACCTCTTTCATTGGTTGAAGTTAGTATAAAGTAAGGCAGCAAATAAAGATAATagaagataattttttcaactaGGCAGCTTTTCAGGCATAATTCGTAAATACTAAATATTCCTCTCTCGAAAAGTAACTTTAGATACTGAAGAATCAAACATAATGAGACAGATCGCGGTAAATAACAGTTATGATGCGGAATTAATAGACAAAATGTTTGCAAAAAACTTATTCAAAACATGAAATAAACAGAACAAAAAAATATCCATGACATTTGAATATTaaaagaaggaaaaaataaataacttcgAAATCTAGGGGTAGATAATAtgttatattatacagggtgttttcaaaatgagtctttcaaccaaaaattgtctacataaaatttccaagatggctgagatacaacccctagaagttcgacaaaatttcattgaatttcaggtacgggactgtggaaggtgactccggcatcgcaaaaacgaagcaaaacataaacatttggctggacaatgaatggttcagtaccaagttcatcggattagatgcatcgggtcacttttgagagaatcataactGTTGTatagtgcaatttagggtgaagaaaaaatgtagaaactcgagacagtttcttgaaagtgcttatgttagttatgttgaaaaagtgctatgatgttttccgatttcatcccatttttacgacgattgttggaatgttcgaacaagaagattgtgatggccattgtgaaaaaattcgtgaacaatttagacgaattttactggtgggattttgaagtattattctattttttacacttgtgtcctaagtctcttttgTCAATTGGTATCGAAaagagccatttcataaaatcatgtaagttactaaaaaattatgagaacaattcggcaatactaagtttccattttcattaccacgaaAATATccaacgagccaatatcctgaacCACGTGGTCGAATAAGGAGATGAGtgtttcccactgctttgcgattaTTCCGCTAAcaaaacggtctagggtcgtataaggatctatttcagtaattttcaatattttcttaaCTTTATTATTTTCGAAGTTTTGTTTAAGTGATTTTTGGtggaacgcttcattttgaccagttctaccttctgttgaataaAAAGCCTCACGTTCAAATTTACTCCGTATATATaacatatattatattatatttatatattttgtttCTGTACCAAATATTTCTTcactcacctgaagatgctagatgctattgtgatagcgaaaacCGTGTCATGGTTTAAAAACTCACTTcacttttgtgaaaatcgtttaATCTGTTTAAAGTTTATGGCTAATTGCCTCTCTACGAGGGATGATTGAGAgtgcttgaatttttttttaaatctcaatGTTAACTTTTCGTGCCAAAAATGGATAGACTTTTCATTGAAGGGGTTTGTTATTAGACCTTTTTTTGTTATAGGGATTAAATGGGTGAACTTATTGAATCCAAAATCTGACTTTTATGTATTTTTAGGTATTTCAATTGATGAGGTATAACTAATAGAAACGAGGATTTTGAAAAGTCTTTTTTCTAATAAATTTATATAACTTGTTCCATTGAAAATCTAATGAGAAAATTCTATTTTCAATGTGTATCCCCCTCATCCATAAAAGTGTAGTTTTGTTGGGtttttccacatgaaaaatctAATCATTTGTAGGACGTACTTTTacccaaaaataacaaattgatTCGTTTCAACCACTATGCAGGGTATGATGagcaaataaaattttgaagagGTATttgtcgaattgagatgcacctgaaACTAACTATCTCACTCATGCCTCATAGTTAGAGAGGGGTGAAATCGATAACCCTTTTCGATATTAAACCATAACTTTTCAGTCTTCGAATGTCATTAAAAAGACAATTTTATTTGGAAATGTATTGTTTTATGAGTTTTCATCGTAAAAATGATAGTGCCTACAAATTTCTGTAAAAAGTGAAATATGTTTGCTCAAGGAACACCTTAaccgttaaaaaaaaatactacaaaaGTAATACTCACTTTGAAAGACATGTCGATGATTCTACCAGAATGCTGATGTGAATACTGATACAAAAATCAAGGCACTGCATCTTTTTATACTAAAATCGTCAAGGTAGATGCTCCGGTCGGCCCAAAAACCAAATTAGAACAAGATTTCATTTCGGAAACGTCGTAAATATTGAAAGGTTaatcggaattttttttttacgaatttTTGTCAGGATTCCGAAGAAGTTATTAGATTGAGATGACATTTTTAAATATTCACATCTATGGGAACCAGATCGAGGATAGGAGATAACCGAACTTGTAGGAGGTTGAAGGTCGCAATTTAAATGGATCTATTTCACGCTGCCGAAGAGGAATTCAGAACTCGATGTTGAATTATTATCCGGACCTTAGGGGATATTTGCCTTGTTGAAGTTGAGCAGTTTGAAATGATCAATAACGATAAATCATTACTTCTAATTTCCAGGATCtattacacaggccaacaaaatgaaaaaaaaatttggtgccggaaatctaacatccgattttagatgtttttaatgtactgactccaaaaatgccaccagatttttttctatcagctctagtttctgagatacacgttacaggttaaatggtatattcaagttcaaaacgtagtttaaaatgtgttcttttacataacggtaacaaatatggctcaattcctattggtcattctactaccatgaagggaGAATATGAAAGAATAGcattagtttcgagaaaaattaaatacgaagaacatcagtggtcaatttgtgttgattcaaaaatgattaacttcctccttggacagcagagtggttatacaaaatatccttgttttttgtgcccttgggacagcagagctcaaaatgagcactgggtgaataaaaattggccttcaagagatgtcattattcaaggaatacaaaacgtgatcaacgaacctttggtttcaagagaaaaaatctcacttccgcccttgcatatcaagctaggcctaatgaagcaatttgtgaaggctttaaatcgagatggaaactgttttgggtatttgtcacgtaaatttcctggcattagcacggaaaaactaaaagctggtatatttgatggtcctcaaataaggcaacttgttaaagatccacaattcaccacatcaatgaacgagactgaatctaacgcttggagttcatttgttcaagtagtacaaaattttcttggcaatcataaagcagagaattacgtagaattagtggaaactatgctttcaaattttaatattcttggctgtaacatgagtataaaagttcaacacctccacagccacctagatcgttttccagaaaacttaggtgattgtagtgaagaacagggggaaagattccatcaggatatgaaaactatggaagatcgttatgaaggacgatgggatagccacatgatggcggactactgctggagccttcagcgagactgccctagtaaactccattctagaaaatcgtataaaagaaaacatttatatgattagtgactaatgtaattatgtaaattaagtttttgcaataaatacttaaatccatgtgtctttgttttttttaactgtcaatagtaatattatatattataacagttataacgtaaattatatacacaattattttaaaaaatctcaaaaactagatctgatagacaaaatctgagaacttttttacattctgcatccaaaaattactcaggaacagttaaaaaatcgcaggcaccaaaatgtgtgttggcctgtgttatcaACAATTTCAGAGTAATGGGTATTTTGTTCCTCTTCTCAATTACCTATACTTTCCCTCAAAGCGAAAATATCAGAGGAAGGTGTTCAGCTcattgtagttggggagccgacgatgctaaatcgggacttactcgagcgtcgtgaagacctagtggattttgaaaatcagatggtagagaaaaaaatgttctatgatgtatgcactttcagcggtgtagcatctgcagggtctcaaagatgtaaaaaaaaatcgtcaggtgtacatactcgagcgtgtcagataaaga includes:
- the LOC123319761 gene encoding larval cuticle protein A2B-like; translated protein: MSFKVFALVALMAVANAAVVPNVHLISEEAPAHYNFGYTVNDPSTGDNKHQEETRNGDAVQGSYSLVEADGTRRIVEYTADDVNGFNAVVHKEPAVAAPAAHHVIATPAVHHVATAPVAHHVVATPVAHHVATAPLVSARVATLPSVTSYSGLYSPFHSYNHPVYTPYHHVNNYVF